The stretch of DNA GGAATCCCTCCATGAGGTCATCCCAGTACTGCCGCTGCATCTGCGCCTGGTAGAGCTTCTCCGCCGGGTGCTCGTAGCGGGCGGAGTAACTGAGCCGTCGTGCCATACGGTCAGAGTAACTTCCTGGTTAACCCTTGTGGAAATCGACGGTGGCGTCGTGTTCGGCGTCCAGGAGCAGTTCCACCTGCTCGATGACGGCCTTCTCGATCCTTCCGCCGACGAATGGGATCGACACGTCGACGGTGCCCGTGTACTGGGCGTTCGCCTGCGCACCCGTGATCACGATGTCACCGGAGATCTTCGCCGGGGCACCGGTCACCGACGCCTCCATCCGACCGATGACGGTGTCGCCGGAGAGTCGGAAGACACACGTGCGGGGGATCTCCAGATCGCCGGGTCGTACCGCGGTCACGGCTTTGGGAAGATTGGACTCGTCGACACCCTGCCGGGTCACGACCGTCACCTCGTCGCCGTCGAGGGCGAACGACTCGAGCACCCCGTGGTCGGAGTTCGTAGCCTGCAGCAGGTCACGCCAGTACTGCTCGCTCGTGAGCAGACCCCAGTAGTCCTGAGTGGAGAACGGGAAGCTGACCGAGTGCTCGAAGTTGCTCGACATGGATGAGAGGTTACCGTTACCGGCATGACTCACGCACAGCCGCTGTCTGCGTTCACCACTCTGCGTCTCGGCGGGCCCGCCGCCGACGTCGTCGAGGTGTCCGACACCGCTGTGCTCGTCGACACCGTGACCGGCCTCGACCGGGCCGGAACGCCGATCCTGCTGATCGGCGGCGGCTCCAATCTGGTGATCGGCGACGAGGGATTCGCCGGCACAGCCGTCGTGATCGGCACGTCGGGCGTCGAATTCGGCAGCGACGACGACGGGCCGTTCGTGACGGCCGAGGCCGGGACCGATTGGGACGCGCTCGTCGCCGCGACGGTCGACGCCGGTTTCGGCGGCCTCGAATGCCTGTCCGGGATCCCCGGCGCCGCGGGTACCACCCCGGTGCAGAACGTCGGCGCGTACGGCGTCGAGGTGGGCGACGCGCTGCGCGGTGTGCAGTTGCTCGATCGGGCCGACGGACAGACCCGGTGGGCGGCGCCGTCGGAGTTGGCACTCGGCTACCGCACGTCGAACCTGAAGGGCCGCGACACTCACGTCGTGTTGGCGGTCAGCTTCCGCCTGAACCCCGACGGCGTCTCCGCACCCATCGCCTACCGGGAGTTGGCGCGGCGCATCGGGGTCGACGAAGGCGCGACGGCCGAGGCCGCCTTGGTCCGGGACGCCGTGCTCGATCTGCGCCGCGGCAAGGGCATGGTGCTCGATCCCGCCGACCACGACACGTGGAGCGCGGGATCGTTCTTCACCAACCCGATCGTGCCCGCCGACCGCATCGACGAGGTGCTCGAGCGGATCCGCGGCGTCGTCGGCGACGACGCCGCGATCCCCTGCTTCCCCGGGGACGCCGGCTCCAAGCTGTCTGCCGGATGGCTCATCGAACGCGCGGGCTTTCACCGCGGTCATCCGTCCGAGGACGCACCCGTCCGCCTGTCGACCAAGCACACGCTGGCCCTGACGAACAGAGGCGCGGCGACCACCGCGGACCTCGTGGCGCTGGCGACGACGGTCCGCGACGGCGTCCGCGACACCTTCGGCGTCACGCTGCACCCCGAACCGGTGTTCGTGGGCTGCGCGCTGCCGGCGTAGTGGAGACCGCTCAGACCTCGAGCGGGTGCGCTGCGGCCACGTCGTCGAGCACCTGGTCGAGCAGACGGTTGTACTGGACCGCCCGCTCGATGGGCACCATGTGGCCCGCGCCCGGGTACTCGGTGATCGAATGCAGCACACCGTTCCCGCGCAGCACCTGCGCCATCTCCTCGGCGTGCTCGGGGCTGGTCAACCGGTCCGCGGAGCCGACGACGACGGCCGTGGGCACGGTGATCTTGGCCAGTCCGGGACGCAGATCGAGGCTGTACATCGCCGCTCCCCACGCGGCGCGCGCCGTCGGGGAGCACGCGGCGATCTGCTCGTCGGAGAAGTCGACGTGTGCCTGGCGGGCCACCGGCCCGAGCGCGACGTAGTGGGTGATCCGCTCCGTGATCGCCGAGTTCGCGGGCAGCGGCAGCGGCGTCGACACGAACGCGCGTTCCACCAGCGGCTCGAACGGCCGGGCGAACGCGGGCAGGTTCTTGGGCACCAGGAGTTGACGCTGCACCACGCCGAACGCCGCGGTGGAGGTCAGCACGATGCCGGAGATCTTCTCCTCCATCCCGGCGCCGAACTGCGCGGCCCACGACATGATCGTCATACCGCCCATGCTGTGCCCCACCAGGACCGCGCGCTTGCCGTCGGGCACCAACTCGTCGATCACGGCCTGCAGGTCCCGGCCGAGGAGTTCGGCGGTGGGCTTGGTCGAACCCATCTCCGACAGTCCGTGTCCGCGCTGGTCGTAGGCGATCAGCGCACGACGGCCGCCGAGATGCCCGACCTGCGCGTTCCAAAAGCCGGTGTTGCACGTCCAGCCGTGGATCAGGATCACGATCTCGTCGGCCGCGTCGACGTCGCCGGAGATCACCGCGTGCAGCAGGGTGCCGTCGGACGCGCCGACGACCGACGAGCGCGCGCCGCTCGGCGCGGCCAGCAACGGGTCCGGCCCGTCGTCGATCGGCTTCGGGTAGCGGTACGCCTCGCGCAGGAGCGCACCTCCGATGACGCCGAGCTCGGCCGCGGTGACGGCGACTCCAGCCGCCCCTACGCCGACTACCGCGGCTGCGGCACGCCGCCACCTGCTTCGCGACTGACCCATGACACTTCTCCTATCGATGAAATCCTGGCCCCCACGCCACAGGGGATTCACTCCGCGGTCGGTTCCGCGTCCTGCTCGCGCGCGGTCTCGAACAGCTCGCCCGCCCTGCCGACCGCCCGAGATATCTCGTCGTCGAGCGCCTTGCTGAACGCCGACTCGACGATCTCGTGGGCCATCGGCCGCACGGTCTGGATGAGTTCGGCGATCTGCGTGACGTTCTTGTCGTCCAGTCCCGGCAGGTTCTCGTCGAAGTACTTGTCGGTGATCAGTGCGACGAAGCTCGAGGCGACGTCGGCGAGGTCCTGCTCCACGCGCACCCACATGTCGAGCAGCACGTCGACGTCGATCCCCGCCTTCACCAGGGCCTCCGCGCTGGCGAGGACCTCCGGATTACGCACCGCGTAGTGTGCGCCGTCCTTGGTGAGCAGCCCCAGCTTCTGGCTGACCGCGATCGCTCGATCGGAGCCGCCCAGACTCTTGCGGAACTCGGTGATCGTGATGGTCGCCGCGCGTTTGAGGTTCATGAAACGGCTCTGCTTGGGCGACGCGCGGAGCACGTGCTCCACTTTCATCCCGTAATGCGCGGCGTGCAGCAGCTCGCTGATGGTCGCGAAGGTGTATCCGCGTTCGAGCATTCGGGAGATCAGGTTGAGTCGCACGAGATGCTCGTCGGAGTACCAGCCGGTCCGTCCCCGGATCGTCGGCGCCGGCAGGAGTCCCCGGTCCTGGTAGACCCGGATGTTGCGGACGCTCACGCCGGAGACCTGCGCGAGGTCGTTGATGCGGTACTCGGTCATCCGAGCTTCCGGAACCAACGCCGATTCAGCACCTCATCCACCCGCACGCGCACGTCGACGATGTACACCATCACGGCGATCACGCCGATCAGGAAGAACATGATCAGGCTCATCCCGTAGGTCGCGGTGAACAGCCAGATCAACAGGTTCGACACCGCGAGCATCGCGACCCAGAAGGTCTTCGACTGCGCGTCCACGGCCGTGAACGCGTCGGGGCGCGTGATGGCCGCGTGCACCAGGGCCACCAGCGCCGACAGTCCGCCGATGACGCCGAGAGCGAGCAGAATGTAGGTCTGCGCGTTCACCACCACAGTTTGTACAGTCACGTGGCCACCTTACCCACGTCCGTTGTCACCGTCGGAGGAAGCATCCGCGGAGACGGCGTCGTCGCCGGTCGCGTTCTCCCTGCGGAACGAGTCGTAGATCTCCAACAGCATCTGCTTCTGGCGCTCGCTGATCGACTCGTCGACCAGCAGTGCGTCGCGGACCGGACTGGCCGGACGCTCTTCGAGGATCCCGGCGCGCACGTAGAGGACTTCGGCGGACACTCGCAGGCCCTTGGCGATCTGCGCGAGGACGTCGGCCGACGGTTTGCGGAGGCCGCGTTCGATCTGCGAGAGGTACGGGTTGCTGACTCCGGCGCGTTCGGCGAGCTGCCGCAGCGACACCTTCGCCGACATCCGCTGGGCTCGGATGAACCCGCCGATGTCCTGTGCGGCCGCGGCGACCGCTTCGGCGGCTTCGACCGCCGGACTGTCGCTCGCGTTGTCGTCGGAATGCTGCTTGGAGCTCACGTCGCTACCTGCTCTCTCGTCCGCGATCCAGTCTGCCGAAGCGGTGCTAGCAGATGCAAGCACTTCGGTCGTGTGACTGGTCACCCGAACAGCAGAACCGACACCGTGTAGATCACCAGACCGGCCAACGCTCCGACGACGGTGCCGTTGATGCGGATGAACTGCAGGTCACGTCCCACTTGGAGTTCGATCTTGCGACTGGTCTCCTCGGCGTCCCATCCCCGGACCGTGTCGGTCACCACGGTGATGATCTCGGTGGAGTAGTTCTCGGCGACGTGCCGGGCGATCCGCGCGACCCACGTGTTCATCTTCTCCTGCAACGGACGGTCCTCGCTGATCCGGACTCCGAGCCGCACGACGGCGTCGGAGATCGACGTCCGCAGCGTCGACGACGGATCGTCGAGCATCTGCTCGATCACGTCCTTGCCGGTCTGCCAGGCGGTCGACGCCGCACCGCCGACCTCGTCGCGACCGAGCAGCTCGGCCTTGATCTCCTCGAACCGGGCGATGGTGTTCTCGTCGTATTGGAGTTCGTGGGCGAAGTCCTTGACGAACTCGTGCAGCGCCCGCCGGAGGTCGTGGTCGGGGTCGGCGCGCACCCTGTAGGTGAACTCGGTGAGTTCGCGGTAGATCCTTTCACCGACGAGGTTGTTGACGAAGTTCGGCACCCAGGCCGGTCCGTCACGGTCGACGACACGATCGATGAGGTCCTGGCTGTCGAGCGCCCAGTCGTGGGCCCGATCGCACAGCATCGCGATGATCGGCTCCACCCTGTTCTCGTCGACGAGCTGCTCGAGGATCCGGCCGGCGGGCGGCGCCCACAACGGTTCGGCCGCCCACTTCAGAACGGCCTGGATGAACTTCTCGACGTCCTCGTCGCGGAGCATCTCCGCGCCGAGTCGGATGGCACGCGACACCTCGTCGTTGACGCGCGGGGCGTTGACGGGGTCGGCGAGCCACCCGGACACCCGGCGCGGCAGGTCGAGGTCGACCGCCCGCGAGACGATCACCTCCGGGGTCATGAAGTTCTGTTCGATGAACTCGCCGAGCTGGTCGCCGATCTGATCCTTCTTGCGCGGGATGAGCGCGGTGTGCGGGATCGGCAGACGCAACGGCTGCCGGAACAGTGCGGTCACCGCGAACCAGTCGGCGAGTGCGCCGACCATGCCCGCCTCGGAGGCCGCCCGCACATAGCCCACCCAGGATCCGACGTCGGCGCCGTCGCGATGCTCGAGCCACCTCATCAGGAGGTAGACGACGGCCGCGCCGAGCAGGAACGACGTCGCGACGATCTTCATCTTCCGCAGATCACGCCTGCGCTGGGCGTCCCCGGCCGCGTCGAAGCCCGCCGGAGTCGATTTCGTGGGAGGCCCCGACGGCCCCAAGGTTGTCGACACCTACACAGTGTTCCCGAACACCTACTAAAGTCGCTAGGTGATGCCTACTCTGAACCCTCTGTCGACCGCGTCGGTCGCAGTGAACGCCGCCCGCACGCTGACTCACGAACTCGAGCAGCGCATTCTCGGTCCCGCCGTCGAGGCGGTGGCCGGCGACGGGCGCAAGCAGCGGTGGGAGCAGCACAAGCAGACGCGTCGCGCGGAGTTGACGGCGGGCACGGTGGACGCGATCCGCGTCCTCGGCCCGAACGCAGGCATGGACGAGATCGCCGCTCACGTGGGCGTGTCGAAAACGGTGCTGTACCGCTACTTCACCGATAAGAACGATCTGGCCGCGGCGGTCACCGTCACGTACATGGAGTCCACGCTGCTTCCGTTGTTGACCGACGTCCTCACCGACGATCTGGCCGACTACGACCTGGTCCGGACCGTGATCGGCGTGTACGTGGAGACGGTCGCCGCCGATCCCAACGTCTACGTGTTCACCACCGGACGCTCGTCGGGCAGCAGTTCCGCGGCCTACACCGAACGGATCTTCACCGGCGCGGTGCGATCGACGATCGAGCAGCGGCTGGGCGCGCGCGGTGCACAGGTCCGCGGCGCCAGAACGTGGGCGACGGCGATCGTCGGCGCGATCATCCGGGCCGTCGACGGATGGATCTCGAGCCAGGAGCAGCCGACGTCCGAGCTGGTCGACGAGTTGACGATGCTCGTGTGGAGCGGGCTGGTCGGGATCGTGTCGATGAACGGCGACCCGGAGGCGTTCGCGGCGCATCCCCCGCCGATGCCGCCGCTGCCGGAGGAGTCCGAGTGAGCAGTCGGTGGCACAGTCCTCGCACCGCGCTGCGTGCGCACGCGGCCGGCCCCGTCGCCGATTTCGACGCGGACGGCACCCCCGGATACGACGGTGACAAGGAGAGCGGCGAGAAGGATCTGCGCAGGGTCGGCGCCGAGCTGTCCGATCTTCAGGAGAAGCTGTTCGCACAGGGCCGCTCGGGCGGCGAGCGTTCCGTGCTGCTGGTCCTGCAGGGCATGGACACCGCGGGCAAGGGCGGGATCGTCCGGCATGTGGGCGGTCTGCTGGATCCGCAGGGTCTGTCCGTGACCGGCTTCGGAAAGCCGACGCCCACCGAGCTCGAACACGACTTCCTGTGGCGCATCCGCAAGGCGCTGCCGCCCGCCGGCCGGATCGGGATCTTCGATCGTTCGCACTACGAGGACGTCCTGCCGGTGCGCGTCCACTCGCTCGTCCCGGAGTCCGTGTGGCGCGGCAGATTCGACGAGATCAACGCCTTCGAGGCCGAGCTGGCCGCATCCGACACGACGATCGTCAAATGCGCGCTCATCCTCTCGAAGGACGAGCAGAAGGCCCGCTTCACCGAGCGGGTGGAGCGCCCGGACAAGTACTGGAAGTACGATCCGAACGATCTCGCCGAACGCGCCCATTGGGACGAGTACCTCGAGGCGTACCAGGACGTGTTCGACACGACGGACACCGACGTCGCCCCGTGGTATCTGATTCCGGCGAACCACAAGTGGTTCTCCCGACTGGCGGTCGCCCGAATCCTCCTCGAGACCATGCGCGATCTGGATCTGTCCTGGCCGGAGGCGGCGTTCGACGTCGAGGCGGAACGCGAGCGGGTCGCCGCGCTCGACTGAACGTTCCCCGTCTCTGCTCGTCGAGCATCGACCGCGTGTCGAGGGCCCACGCCCGCGACGACGAGCGCCGGTCCGCACAGACGCCGAAGGGCGGAGACTCCTCGGGAGTCTCCGCCCTTCGGCGTCTGTGCGGGAAGGACCTACTGAGCGGTCTTCTTCGCGGCGGCGGGCTTGGCGGCGGCGGGCTTGGCGGCCGGCTTCTTCGGCGCGGCCTTGCGGGTCTTCGCCTCGACGGTGCCCGCGGCACCGGCGACCTTCTGCGCGGCGACCGTGGTGTCGGCCTTCACCTTGGTCGCGGCCTGCTCGACCTTCTCGGCGACCGCCTCGGCCTTGTCCGACGCCTCGGCGAGGTCGACGGCGGCGTCCTCCACCTGGTCGGCGGCGCGGCCGACGAGTCCGGCGGCGCGCTCACCGACGGCGCGGGTCTGCGACGAGACGGCGCCGAGCGCGTCCTCGGTGAGGTCGACGGCGTCGTTGTACGCCTTCTCGACACGGTCGAGGTTCTCGGCGACGGCGGTGTTCTCGCGCAGGCGGGCGACCGCGGTCTCGCCGCGCTCGGCGAACGAGTTGTAGATGCCGGTGGCGGCCTCGATGTACGGGTCGGCGAGCTTGCGGAGCTCTTCGGCGGTCAGCTTGCCGCGAAGGTCCTCGAGGCTGGGGACCTCGTTGGGCAGATCGCTGATCAGGGTGCGGGTGCTCTCGATCCGGGTCTGGGCGGCTTCGCGGCGAGCCTCGGCGCGGGTGCGCAGCTCGGCGATGGCTTCCTTGACCTCCTGGACGGCGGCGTCGCCGGCGCCGACGACGGCGAAGACCGGGGTGGGAAGGGTGCGTTCGACGGTGCTCATGGGAACTCCTCGGTTGGATTTTCTGACACTCCGAGTATCGCGAAATATGCTAACTAATGCAAGCACTCTGCTAGCGAACGTGGCTGAAGTCACGATTGCCGATCATGAAACTCGCTGCAGGAAACCTTTCAGACCTGCAGATTCAACACTCTCGCAATGTTCGATCCACCGGACCAGTGTTGTAATCACTGCTTGCAGAAGTGTCGACAGGTCGCAATCAGACGTCCGCGACGACCCGGTCTCCGTACAGGTAGAACCCGTGCCCGCACTTACGACCGAGACGACCGGCCTCGACCAGGCGCAGGAGCAGCCCGGGTGGCGCATACAGCGGTTCGTCGTACTCGCGGTGCATCCGATCGGCGATCTCGGCGACGTTGTCGAGGCCGACCAGGTCGGCGAGTTTGAGCGGTCCCATCGGATGGGAGCATCCGAGCACCATGGCGGTGTCCACATCGTCGACGGTCGCGAATCCGTTCTCGACCATCCGAACCGCCGACAGCACATACGGCACGATCAGCGCGTTCACGACGAAGCCCGTGCGGTCACCCGAGCAGATCACATGCTTGCCGAGGACGTCGTGTGCGAAGCCCTTCGCAGCCTGCGCCACACCGTCGTCGGTGACCGAGGTGGTGACCAGCTCCATCAACGGCAGCGCCGGAACCGGATGGAAGAAGTGCATCCCGATCACCCGAGACGGATCCGCGGTGGCGGCGGCCAGCGCCGAGATGGGCACCGCCGAGGTGTTCGACGCGAGGATGGTCGACGGTGCGACGATGCCGTCCAGTCGTGCGAACACCTCCGTCTTGACGTCCTCGTCCTCATCGATCGCCTCGACGACGAGATCCCGGTCGGCGAAGTCGGCGAGGTCGAGAGTGAAGCGCAGCCCCCGCGCCACGCGCTCGCGCTCGCGCTCGGTGAGCGTCCCGTGCGACACGGCCTGATCGAGCGAGCGCTGGATGCGCGCCCGGCCGGCCGACACCAGGTCGCGGGCTCCGTCGTAGACGAGCACATCGCAGTCGGCCCGAGCGCAGACCTCCGCGATGCCCGCACCCATCTGTCGGGCGCCGACGACGCCGATGCGGGAGATCGTCTCACTCTCCATTGCGGACTCCTGAGGTTGACCCGAGACGGGGCGGACAAGAGAAGATCCCGGGCAGGATGGAGGGCACACTGCCCCCACCCGGCCCGGGATCGTCATTGCTTCTCTCTCGACCTCACGCGTATGCGAGGTCGGGCGCGGTTCCTAGTGGAACTGGCCCTCTTCGGTCGAGCCCTTGAGAGCTGCGGTCGACGTGTTCGGGTCGACCGTGGTGGCGATCTTGTCGAAGTAGCCCGCGCCGACCTCGCGCTGGTGCTTGGTGGCAGTGTAGCCGCGCTCCTCGGCAGCGAACTCGCGCTCCTGCAGCTCGACGTAGGCCGACATCTGGTTGCGGGCGTAGCCGTGAGCCAGGTCGAACATCGAGTAGTTGAGGGCGTGGAAGCCGGCCAGGGTGATGAACTGGAAGGTGAAGCCCATCGCGCCGAGCTCGTTCTGGAACTTGGCGATGGTGTCGTCGTCCAGGTGCTGCTTCCAGTTGAACGACGGCGAGCAGTTGTAGGCCAGGAGCTGGTCCGGGAACTCCGCCTTGACGGCCTCGGCGAACTTCTTCGCGAGCTCCAGGTCGGGCTTGCCGGTCTCCATCCAGATCAGGTCGGCGTACGGAGCGTAGGCCTTGGCACGAGCGATGCAGGGCTCGACACCGTTCTTGATGCCGTAGAAGCCCTCCGAGGTGCGGGTGCCGTCCAGGAACGGGCGGTCGCGCTCATCGACGTCCGAGGTCAGCAGCGTGGCGGCCTCGGCGTCGGTGCGGGCGATCACGACCGTCGGGGTGTTGGCGACGTCGGCGGCCAGACGGGCCGAGGTCAGGGTGCGGATGTGCTGCTGGGTCGGGATCAGCACCTTGCCACCGAGGTGGCCGCACTTCTTCTCCGAGGCGAGCTGATCCTCCCAGTGGGTGCCTGCGGCGCCCGCGGCGATCATGGCCTTCTGGAGCTCGTAGACGTTGAGCGCGCCACCGAAGCCCGCTTCGCCGTCGGCGACGATCGGGACGACCCAGTTGTCGACCGAGTCGTCGCCCTCGACGGCGGCGATCTCGTCGGCGCGCAGCATCGCGTTGTTGATGCGACGGACGACGTTCGGCACCGAGTTGGCCGGGTACAGCGACTGGTCCGGGTAGGTGTGGCCCGAGAGGTTCGCGTCGCCGGCGACCTGCCAACCGGACAGGTAGATGGCCTTCAGACCGGCGCGGACCTGCTGCACGGCCATGTTGCCGGTGAGGGCGCCGAGGGCGTTGATGTAGCTGCCGTCGCCCTTGGTGACGCCGTCCCAGAGGATCTCGGCGCCGCGCCGAGCGAGGGTGTTCTCCTCGACGACACTGCCCTGGAGCTGTGCGACCTGCTCTGCGGTGTACTCGCGCTTGATGCCCTTCCAGCGCGGGTTGGTGTCCCAGTCCTGCTGGATCTCGGCGGCGGTACGCGGCTTTCCGACGTTGCTCATAGCCTTCGCTTTCGTTAGAACTGCGCGGACGCAGTGTCTTCTTGGGTCTGAGGACTCACCGGTTGCGAACCGACGTGAACCCGGAGGCGATGCCTGCCAAGAGAGTGCCACAGAACGAACGACCTGGTCCAGACCATTTCGATGTTAAGTTCGGGCATCGTGTTGTCAGTTTTTGCAAATCTTGCGAAGATCGACACATGCACCGATGCGCACCGCGTCGCCAAAAAGTACGCACGTACTGGGAAAACGGCGAGCCGCACGCGACGACCGACCGGAGACACCGGCGCACACCGGGTCGACACCCCCGGTCACAGCAATCCACGCCTGTGACCGAATTCACCCTACTGGGGAGTACGAAAACGGGTCGACCGACCCGCGGAGGTCGGCTCGCCTACCGCGTGCTCGCGCGCTCGATCGCGTCGGCCACGAGTGCGGTGAACTCTTTCTCGCTCACCGGCGGCTCGGCAGCGGGTACCGCCGCCTCGTTGCCGCCGATCCCCAACTGCAGGGTGAACTCCTCGGCGCCGGGCGTCTTGACCAGCACGTTCGCGACATACGCGCTGCGGGCGCGCACCGAACCGTCGGGAAAGGTCTTCACCGAA from Gordonia humi encodes:
- a CDS encoding DUF2505 domain-containing protein, with the translated sequence MSSNFEHSVSFPFSTQDYWGLLTSEQYWRDLLQATNSDHGVLESFALDGDEVTVVTRQGVDESNLPKAVTAVRPGDLEIPRTCVFRLSGDTVIGRMEASVTGAPAKISGDIVITGAQANAQYTGTVDVSIPFVGGRIEKAVIEQVELLLDAEHDATVDFHKG
- a CDS encoding UDP-N-acetylmuramate dehydrogenase gives rise to the protein MTHAQPLSAFTTLRLGGPAADVVEVSDTAVLVDTVTGLDRAGTPILLIGGGSNLVIGDEGFAGTAVVIGTSGVEFGSDDDGPFVTAEAGTDWDALVAATVDAGFGGLECLSGIPGAAGTTPVQNVGAYGVEVGDALRGVQLLDRADGQTRWAAPSELALGYRTSNLKGRDTHVVLAVSFRLNPDGVSAPIAYRELARRIGVDEGATAEAALVRDAVLDLRRGKGMVLDPADHDTWSAGSFFTNPIVPADRIDEVLERIRGVVGDDAAIPCFPGDAGSKLSAGWLIERAGFHRGHPSEDAPVRLSTKHTLALTNRGAATTADLVALATTVRDGVRDTFGVTLHPEPVFVGCALPA
- a CDS encoding alpha/beta fold hydrolase is translated as MGQSRSRWRRAAAAVVGVGAAGVAVTAAELGVIGGALLREAYRYPKPIDDGPDPLLAAPSGARSSVVGASDGTLLHAVISGDVDAADEIVILIHGWTCNTGFWNAQVGHLGGRRALIAYDQRGHGLSEMGSTKPTAELLGRDLQAVIDELVPDGKRAVLVGHSMGGMTIMSWAAQFGAGMEEKISGIVLTSTAAFGVVQRQLLVPKNLPAFARPFEPLVERAFVSTPLPLPANSAITERITHYVALGPVARQAHVDFSDEQIAACSPTARAAWGAAMYSLDLRPGLAKITVPTAVVVGSADRLTSPEHAEEMAQVLRGNGVLHSITEYPGAGHMVPIERAVQYNRLLDQVLDDVAAAHPLEV
- a CDS encoding MerR family transcriptional regulator; the protein is MTEYRINDLAQVSGVSVRNIRVYQDRGLLPAPTIRGRTGWYSDEHLVRLNLISRMLERGYTFATISELLHAAHYGMKVEHVLRASPKQSRFMNLKRAATITITEFRKSLGGSDRAIAVSQKLGLLTKDGAHYAVRNPEVLASAEALVKAGIDVDVLLDMWVRVEQDLADVASSFVALITDKYFDENLPGLDDKNVTQIAELIQTVRPMAHEIVESAFSKALDDEISRAVGRAGELFETAREQDAEPTAE
- a CDS encoding DUF2516 family protein, which encodes MTVQTVVVNAQTYILLALGVIGGLSALVALVHAAITRPDAFTAVDAQSKTFWVAMLAVSNLLIWLFTATYGMSLIMFFLIGVIAVMVYIVDVRVRVDEVLNRRWFRKLG
- a CDS encoding helix-turn-helix domain-containing protein, producing MSSKQHSDDNASDSPAVEAAEAVAAAAQDIGGFIRAQRMSAKVSLRQLAERAGVSNPYLSQIERGLRKPSADVLAQIAKGLRVSAEVLYVRAGILEERPASPVRDALLVDESISERQKQMLLEIYDSFRRENATGDDAVSADASSDGDNGRG
- a CDS encoding DUF445 domain-containing protein is translated as MKIVATSFLLGAAVVYLLMRWLEHRDGADVGSWVGYVRAASEAGMVGALADWFAVTALFRQPLRLPIPHTALIPRKKDQIGDQLGEFIEQNFMTPEVIVSRAVDLDLPRRVSGWLADPVNAPRVNDEVSRAIRLGAEMLRDEDVEKFIQAVLKWAAEPLWAPPAGRILEQLVDENRVEPIIAMLCDRAHDWALDSQDLIDRVVDRDGPAWVPNFVNNLVGERIYRELTEFTYRVRADPDHDLRRALHEFVKDFAHELQYDENTIARFEEIKAELLGRDEVGGAASTAWQTGKDVIEQMLDDPSSTLRTSISDAVVRLGVRISEDRPLQEKMNTWVARIARHVAENYSTEIITVVTDTVRGWDAEETSRKIELQVGRDLQFIRINGTVVGALAGLVIYTVSVLLFG
- a CDS encoding TetR/AcrR family transcriptional regulator, producing MPTLNPLSTASVAVNAARTLTHELEQRILGPAVEAVAGDGRKQRWEQHKQTRRAELTAGTVDAIRVLGPNAGMDEIAAHVGVSKTVLYRYFTDKNDLAAAVTVTYMESTLLPLLTDVLTDDLADYDLVRTVIGVYVETVAADPNVYVFTTGRSSGSSSAAYTERIFTGAVRSTIEQRLGARGAQVRGARTWATAIVGAIIRAVDGWISSQEQPTSELVDELTMLVWSGLVGIVSMNGDPEAFAAHPPPMPPLPEESE
- a CDS encoding PPK2 family polyphosphate kinase: MSSRWHSPRTALRAHAAGPVADFDADGTPGYDGDKESGEKDLRRVGAELSDLQEKLFAQGRSGGERSVLLVLQGMDTAGKGGIVRHVGGLLDPQGLSVTGFGKPTPTELEHDFLWRIRKALPPAGRIGIFDRSHYEDVLPVRVHSLVPESVWRGRFDEINAFEAELAASDTTIVKCALILSKDEQKARFTERVERPDKYWKYDPNDLAERAHWDEYLEAYQDVFDTTDTDVAPWYLIPANHKWFSRLAVARILLETMRDLDLSWPEAAFDVEAERERVAALD
- a CDS encoding heparin-binding hemagglutinin, with product MSTVERTLPTPVFAVVGAGDAAVQEVKEAIAELRTRAEARREAAQTRIESTRTLISDLPNEVPSLEDLRGKLTAEELRKLADPYIEAATGIYNSFAERGETAVARLRENTAVAENLDRVEKAYNDAVDLTEDALGAVSSQTRAVGERAAGLVGRAADQVEDAAVDLAEASDKAEAVAEKVEQAATKVKADTTVAAQKVAGAAGTVEAKTRKAAPKKPAAKPAAAKPAAAKKTAQ
- a CDS encoding 3-hydroxybutyryl-CoA dehydrogenase; this encodes MESETISRIGVVGARQMGAGIAEVCARADCDVLVYDGARDLVSAGRARIQRSLDQAVSHGTLTERERERVARGLRFTLDLADFADRDLVVEAIDEDEDVKTEVFARLDGIVAPSTILASNTSAVPISALAAATADPSRVIGMHFFHPVPALPLMELVTTSVTDDGVAQAAKGFAHDVLGKHVICSGDRTGFVVNALIVPYVLSAVRMVENGFATVDDVDTAMVLGCSHPMGPLKLADLVGLDNVAEIADRMHREYDEPLYAPPGLLLRLVEAGRLGRKCGHGFYLYGDRVVADV
- the aceA gene encoding isocitrate lyase; this translates as MSNVGKPRTAAEIQQDWDTNPRWKGIKREYTAEQVAQLQGSVVEENTLARRGAEILWDGVTKGDGSYINALGALTGNMAVQQVRAGLKAIYLSGWQVAGDANLSGHTYPDQSLYPANSVPNVVRRINNAMLRADEIAAVEGDDSVDNWVVPIVADGEAGFGGALNVYELQKAMIAAGAAGTHWEDQLASEKKCGHLGGKVLIPTQQHIRTLTSARLAADVANTPTVVIARTDAEAATLLTSDVDERDRPFLDGTRTSEGFYGIKNGVEPCIARAKAYAPYADLIWMETGKPDLELAKKFAEAVKAEFPDQLLAYNCSPSFNWKQHLDDDTIAKFQNELGAMGFTFQFITLAGFHALNYSMFDLAHGYARNQMSAYVELQEREFAAEERGYTATKHQREVGAGYFDKIATTVDPNTSTAALKGSTEEGQFH